The following are encoded in a window of Pongo abelii isolate AG06213 chromosome 16, NHGRI_mPonAbe1-v2.0_pri, whole genome shotgun sequence genomic DNA:
- the C2CD4B gene encoding C2 calcium-dependent domain-containing protein 4B yields the protein MRLLEKLCSSATGSSAPKPAFAKVLTPNCIPEFCIPPRLPATCALESPSRAAAVPRRCAAESDLWPPAADEDAGLTDWDPRSQAALSLPHLPRVRTAYGFCALLESPHTRRKESLLLGSPPAPRPRAHTYGGGGGPDAPLGTLCVPRGPGPATPAAPCGPRLPQDALAPRPRRCRLLRVPDGLLSRALRAGRSRRLARVRSVSSGNEDESPARAPSSSPPSSRAPLPERLEAEGTVALGRAGDALRLAAEYCPGTGRLRLRLLRAESLAGGGPGPRAVSCRLSLVLRPPGTARWQCSAVVGRSRKASFDQDFCFDGLSEDEVRRLAVRVKARDEGRGRDRGRLLGQGELSLGALLLL from the coding sequence ATGCGGCTCCTCGAGAAACTCTGCTCCTCGGCCACAGGCAGCTCCGCGCCGAAGCCCGCCTTCGCCAAAGTGCTCACGCCGAATTGCATCCCCGAATTCTGCATCCCGCCGCGGCTGCCCGCCACTTGCGCGCTCGAGTCTCCAAGCCGGGCCGCCGCCGTGCCCCGGCGCTGCGCCGCTGAAAGCGACCTGTGGCCCCCCGCGGCAGACGAGGACGCCGGCCTCACGGACTGGGACCCGCGCTCGCAGGCAGCACTGTCACTGCCGCACCTGCCCCGTGTGCGCACCGCCTACGGCTTCTGCGCGCTGCTCGAGAGCCCGCACACGCGCCGCAAGGAGTCGCTCCTGCTCGGGAGCCCGCCCGCGCCCCGGCCCCGGGCCCACACCTACGGCGGCGGCGGAGGCCCGGACGCCCCCCTGGGAACCCTGTGCGTCCCGCGAGGTCCGGGCCCGGCCACCCCCGCGGCCCCCTGCGGTCCCCGCCTGCCCCAGGATGCGCTCGCTCCGCGGCCCCGCCGCTGCCGTCTCCTGCGTGTCCCCGACGGGCTGCTGAGTCGCGCGCTGCGGGCTGGGAGGAGTCGCCGCCTGGCCCGCGTCCGCTCCGTCTCCAGCGGGAACGAGGACGAGTCCCCGGCCCGGGCCCCCTCCTCGAGCCCGCCGTCATCCAGGGCCCCGCTTCCTGAGCGCCTGGAGGCCGAGGGCACCGTGGCTCTGGGCCGCGCCGGCGACGCCCTGCGCCTGGCCGCTGAGTACTGTCCGGGAACCGGGCGCCTCCGCCTCCGGCTGCTCCGCGCGGAGAGCTTGGCCGGAGGCGGCCCCGGTCCCCGCGCCGTCAGCTGTCGCCTCAGCCTCGTCCTGCGGCCGCCGGGCACGGCGCGTTGGCAATGCAGCGCTGTGGTGGGGCGCAGCCGCAAGGCCTCCTTTGACCAGGACTTCTGCTTCGACGGCCTCTCGGAGGACGAGGTGCGCCGCCTGGCCGTTCGCGTCAAGGCCCGGGATGAGGGTCGCGGCCGGGATCGGGGCCGCCTGCTGGGCCAGGGTGAGCTGTCCCTGGGCGCCCTCCTGCTGCTCTGA